One genomic region from Sphingobacterium sp. UGAL515B_05 encodes:
- a CDS encoding RNA polymerase sigma-70 factor, translating to MQKLNQDPFLWTELRYAIVFDRDQFAFKTLFKKFYPDLYDFGHAIIKSPVPVEDIISEIFMKLWLLEDKLMEIENIKTYLFRSVRNNAIKYLERQHTHVDISEIIDFNYQYPSVEQEYISSENLKIIQQIIDELPSKCKMAFTLVKELGFTYHETAAIMEISTNTVDRHIQLALRRLRDSITCRKINS from the coding sequence ATGCAAAAGTTGAATCAAGATCCCTTTTTATGGACTGAATTGCGGTATGCAATTGTATTCGATCGAGACCAGTTTGCATTTAAAACGTTATTTAAAAAATTTTACCCCGATTTATATGACTTTGGTCATGCAATTATTAAGTCACCAGTTCCGGTTGAAGATATTATTTCAGAAATTTTTATGAAATTATGGCTATTGGAAGATAAGTTAATGGAAATTGAAAACATCAAAACTTATCTTTTTAGGTCTGTAAGAAATAATGCCATAAAATACCTTGAAAGACAGCATACCCATGTGGATATTTCAGAAATTATTGACTTTAACTATCAATATCCAAGTGTGGAGCAAGAATATATTTCAAGCGAAAACCTGAAAATTATACAGCAGATCATAGACGAATTGCCTTCCAAGTGTAAAATGGCTTTTACTTTAGTCAAGGAACTTGGCTTTACCTATCATGAAACGGCTGCCATTATGGAAATTTCTACGAATACCGTTGACCGACACATCCAACTGGCGCTCCGTCGTTTAAGAGATTCTATTACTTGTAGAAAAATAAATAGCTAG
- a CDS encoding Crp/Fnr family transcriptional regulator gives MNNAECEAIDKAFSKQTFAKGIILAHPDNHHQNVYFIEKGLLRAFYNLDGKDITHYFFDENNFLVSFESIFFNRPHPYGKQVLEEASLRIIPYSKLDELCNSIPAFKDFRLQVSLQVISMLSDKTLALQFQTAEQRYKNMLDKFPGILLRTSLGHIASYLGITQQTLSVIRASR, from the coding sequence TTGAACAACGCCGAATGCGAAGCTATCGACAAAGCCTTTAGTAAACAAACTTTTGCGAAAGGTATTATTCTGGCACATCCAGATAATCACCACCAAAATGTTTATTTTATTGAAAAAGGATTATTACGTGCTTTTTATAACTTAGATGGAAAAGATATCACCCATTATTTTTTCGACGAGAATAATTTCCTGGTATCTTTTGAAAGTATTTTTTTTAACCGTCCTCACCCCTATGGCAAACAAGTATTGGAAGAAGCAAGTCTGCGTATTATCCCGTATAGCAAACTAGATGAACTCTGTAATAGCATACCCGCTTTTAAAGACTTCCGGCTGCAAGTATCGTTACAAGTGATAAGTATGTTATCCGATAAAACTCTTGCATTACAATTTCAGACTGCCGAGCAGCGCTATAAAAATATGCTCGACAAATTTCCTGGCATATTGCTACGAACCTCCCTGGGACATATTGCTTCCTATCTGGGTATTACCCAACAAACACTAAGCGTGATACGTGCGAGCAGGTAA
- a CDS encoding SusC/RagA family TonB-linked outer membrane protein has product MNGNTYVITVNNKEAQGLDIKGKVLDRQGLPLSGVTVVEKDKDRGTSTNDKGEFNLKVSGPNAILLVSNVGFISQEIPVSQSFMNVVLQEDLTSLEEVVVVGYGTQRKANLTGAVASVDMEKVLGDRPVSSSSQALQGALPGLQVTFGGGRPGTSTELNIRGVTSINGGSPLVLVDNVPMNMDDINPKDILNVTVLKDAAASSIYGARAAFGVILITTKKGSRNQPTSINYSSNLTWSRPSTLPEKATPLEFVQALKDFGNTSNWAGQNVDTWLDLLKNYQTDPTKFPDGIAEVNNTKYPLKEYDLYDEVFQTGFEHLHNLSIRGGSEKIAYRLSGMYSNEDGIMITKKDSYSRYNFNAYVNAELFKNFNASVNVFYKKDNRLTPANMGEMFYRALTFGSYLNPGETIDSDGKAIPYGTPNNYLKYEDPSRRYEENLRLFGKLEYNPLPGWNITAEYTFSKNNLNNKNAQNRNRYMNPNNFNTEYLFNQDFYTRSNSLTDYNALNLYTSYSRALDDHNVKVLVGTNYEKSYTESFSATRYGILSPDSPSLGTSTGTQNTSDSFSQYAILGYFGRINYDYKNRYLLELNGRLDGSSRFLKGSRFGFFPSVSAGWNVAEEQFMTGLKNSIPMLKFRASYGEIGNQVVFDTNKNQVYFPAIPQMGTGNANWIDPNTGIRYLTINPPNLISSTFSWEKARTLNFGVDIALFNSKLNGSFDWFRRQTIGMLYQGADLPAVLGAQPPFQNITDLESKGWELELSWKDKIKDFKYSFTFNLSDNRGFITKINNSAGLIDGFYKGKELGEIWGYVTERYYTVDDFQENSLNASLVNGKLKDGIPYFKGVAQNPGDVKYADLNGDGIIFSGTGTVSDPGDMKVIGNNNRRFQFGLNSNFSYKNIDLSLFIQGVGKRDLWLSNFLMWPYNNEFGTLYKGNLDYWTPNNTDATYARIYANAGLNTSANRRTQTKYLSDGSYLRVRNITLGYTIDRKTLRSKVIDNIKVFVSGENLFKADRMPKGMEADGENIGSGGIYPFLKKYSFGVNVTF; this is encoded by the coding sequence ATGAATGGAAACACCTATGTGATCACTGTCAACAATAAAGAAGCCCAAGGGCTTGATATCAAAGGAAAGGTTTTGGATCGGCAGGGCTTACCTTTATCGGGCGTCACCGTAGTCGAAAAGGATAAGGATCGCGGTACAAGTACAAACGATAAAGGCGAATTTAATCTAAAAGTAAGTGGGCCAAATGCCATTTTACTTGTCAGTAATGTAGGCTTTATCAGTCAGGAGATTCCGGTTAGCCAGTCATTTATGAATGTTGTCCTCCAAGAAGATCTGACCTCCTTGGAAGAAGTTGTTGTTGTTGGTTACGGTACACAACGGAAAGCAAATCTTACAGGGGCTGTAGCCTCAGTTGATATGGAAAAAGTGTTGGGAGATAGACCTGTAAGCAGTAGCTCTCAAGCATTACAGGGGGCTTTACCTGGTTTACAGGTTACTTTTGGTGGAGGACGTCCCGGAACATCGACAGAACTAAATATTCGGGGCGTTACTTCCATAAACGGTGGTAGCCCCTTAGTATTGGTCGACAACGTCCCTATGAATATGGACGATATAAATCCCAAAGATATCTTAAATGTCACCGTCTTGAAAGATGCTGCCGCTTCTTCTATTTATGGTGCTAGAGCAGCCTTTGGGGTCATTCTAATCACCACAAAGAAAGGATCCAGAAATCAGCCGACCAGCATCAATTACTCGAGTAATCTGACTTGGAGCCGCCCTTCAACGCTCCCTGAGAAAGCGACTCCACTTGAATTTGTGCAGGCGTTAAAAGACTTTGGAAATACTTCGAATTGGGCAGGACAAAATGTCGATACCTGGCTTGATTTATTAAAAAATTATCAAACAGATCCAACAAAATTTCCTGATGGAATAGCCGAGGTAAATAACACAAAATATCCCCTAAAAGAATACGATTTATACGATGAGGTATTCCAGACCGGATTTGAACACCTGCATAATCTTTCTATCAGAGGTGGTTCGGAAAAGATTGCGTATAGGCTTTCTGGTATGTATAGCAACGAAGATGGTATTATGATTACCAAAAAAGATAGCTATAGTAGATATAATTTCAATGCTTATGTAAACGCCGAATTGTTCAAAAATTTTAATGCGAGTGTCAATGTGTTTTATAAAAAGGATAATCGCCTTACCCCAGCCAATATGGGTGAGATGTTTTATCGGGCTCTGACATTCGGGTCATATCTTAATCCTGGCGAGACGATAGACAGTGATGGGAAAGCCATACCTTACGGTACGCCCAACAATTATCTAAAATATGAAGATCCTTCGCGCAGATATGAAGAAAATCTTAGATTGTTTGGTAAACTGGAGTATAACCCTTTACCAGGATGGAATATTACTGCTGAATACACCTTTAGTAAAAACAATCTGAACAATAAAAATGCGCAGAACAGAAATAGGTATATGAATCCGAATAATTTTAATACGGAATACCTGTTCAATCAAGATTTTTATACCCGTTCTAATTCCCTGACGGACTATAATGCTTTAAATCTCTATACGAGCTACAGTCGTGCATTGGATGACCATAATGTGAAAGTTTTGGTGGGAACAAATTATGAGAAAAGTTATACCGAATCATTTTCAGCAACCAGATATGGGATTTTAAGTCCTGATTCACCTTCATTGGGGACAAGCACAGGGACACAAAATACATCCGACAGTTTTAGTCAGTATGCTATCCTCGGTTATTTTGGCAGAATTAATTATGATTATAAGAATCGTTATCTATTGGAACTGAACGGTCGACTAGACGGTTCATCCCGTTTCCTCAAAGGTAGCAGGTTTGGATTTTTTCCATCCGTTTCTGCTGGTTGGAATGTTGCTGAGGAACAATTTATGACGGGGTTAAAAAATAGTATCCCAATGTTGAAGTTCAGGGCTTCTTATGGGGAAATCGGTAACCAGGTCGTATTTGATACCAATAAAAATCAAGTTTATTTTCCTGCAATACCTCAGATGGGGACAGGCAATGCAAATTGGATAGATCCAAATACTGGCATTCGCTACCTGACGATAAATCCACCAAATTTAATCAGTTCAACTTTTTCCTGGGAGAAGGCGCGTACTTTAAATTTCGGTGTCGACATTGCTTTGTTCAATAGCAAATTGAACGGAAGTTTTGACTGGTTTAGACGGCAGACAATAGGCATGCTTTATCAGGGGGCCGACCTACCGGCAGTTTTGGGCGCACAACCTCCATTCCAGAATATTACGGATCTTGAATCAAAGGGATGGGAGCTGGAACTTTCCTGGAAAGACAAGATTAAAGATTTTAAATATTCATTTACATTCAATCTTTCAGATAATCGAGGTTTTATTACCAAAATCAACAACAGTGCTGGCTTGATCGATGGCTTCTACAAAGGAAAAGAACTCGGTGAAATATGGGGGTATGTTACAGAGCGTTATTATACGGTAGATGATTTTCAGGAAAATAGTTTAAATGCCAGTTTGGTAAATGGAAAGTTAAAAGATGGAATCCCGTATTTCAAAGGTGTTGCTCAGAATCCTGGAGATGTTAAATATGCTGATTTAAATGGTGATGGTATCATCTTCAGTGGTACAGGTACTGTATCCGATCCTGGTGACATGAAGGTTATTGGCAATAATAATAGACGGTTTCAATTCGGTCTGAATAGTAATTTCTCTTACAAGAATATTGATTTGAGCCTGTTTATACAGGGTGTAGGAAAGCGGGATCTTTGGTTGAGCAATTTCTTGATGTGGCCTTATAATAACGAATTCGGTACCCTCTATAAGGGTAATCTAGATTATTGGACGCCGAACAATACTGATGCCACCTATGCGCGTATCTATGCAAATGCAGGTTTAAATACATCAGCGAATCGAAGAACACAGACCAAATACCTTTCGGATGGCTCCTATCTTCGGGTGCGAAATATTACACTTGGTTATACCATCGACAGAAAGACTTTACGGAGCAAAGTGATCGACAATATCAAGGTATTTGTTTCGGGTGAAAATTTATTTAAAGCTGATCGTATGCCCAAAGGGATGGAGGCCGATGGTGAAAACATCGGGTCGGGAGGTATTTATCCATTCCTGAAAAAGTATAGTTTTGGCGTTAATGTCACGTTTTAA
- a CDS encoding FecR family protein has protein sequence MDQDQLLALLNKEIQGKLTPEEKLLFEKLLIDNPDHQVLYHFIKNQQRTPSSTIEKTEMAFDQLWKKLEDSTPESIPVRSRVKKRNLFYLVAASIAIFFFVGMWRYLSQQEVVEYRMSYSSSKGEKRIISLPDGSTVWLNGDSKLYLATDFNKKERRVKLVGEGFFAVAKDKKHPFIVSCKDSEVKVLGTKFNIRAYQDENKTQTSLVEGAIELKSQNSDKTYKMVPGEKLTIAHISIGSKPSDESSTNGVKRTALIVQDGEKMPSEALWLENKLSFDADPMDIVASKIGKWYNRNIVIDNTELEKTTFTGTMENYSLEMVLKTILLANPKLHIKEENESIILY, from the coding sequence ATGGATCAGGATCAACTTCTAGCATTATTGAACAAAGAAATTCAGGGGAAACTAACACCTGAGGAGAAGTTACTGTTTGAAAAGTTGCTTATTGACAATCCAGATCACCAAGTCCTTTATCATTTTATTAAAAATCAGCAACGAACGCCGTCATCAACCATCGAAAAAACTGAAATGGCATTTGATCAGCTATGGAAGAAATTGGAAGACAGTACCCCCGAAAGCATTCCAGTAAGGAGTCGGGTAAAAAAACGCAACCTCTTTTATCTAGTAGCGGCTAGTATTGCAATCTTCTTTTTTGTTGGTATGTGGCGGTATTTATCTCAACAAGAAGTTGTTGAGTATAGAATGAGTTATAGCAGCAGTAAGGGCGAGAAACGGATAATTAGCCTGCCTGATGGGAGTACCGTTTGGTTAAATGGCGACAGCAAACTCTATCTGGCTACAGATTTCAATAAAAAGGAACGTCGGGTAAAATTGGTGGGGGAGGGCTTTTTTGCTGTTGCCAAAGATAAAAAACACCCATTTATTGTCTCATGTAAGGATTCCGAGGTAAAAGTATTGGGAACAAAATTCAATATCAGGGCGTATCAGGACGAGAATAAAACACAGACTTCACTTGTGGAGGGTGCTATCGAATTGAAAAGTCAAAATAGTGACAAAACCTATAAGATGGTACCCGGAGAAAAGTTAACCATAGCCCACATATCGATAGGATCCAAACCTAGTGATGAGAGCAGCACAAATGGGGTAAAACGGACAGCGCTTATTGTTCAGGATGGAGAAAAAATGCCCTCCGAAGCATTGTGGCTTGAGAATAAACTTTCCTTTGATGCTGACCCGATGGATATTGTTGCGTCCAAAATAGGCAAATGGTATAACAGGAATATCGTAATCGACAATACCGAACTGGAGAAAACCACCTTTACCGGGACGATGGAGAATTATAGCCTAGAGATGGTTTTAAAGACTATTTTATTGGCCAATCCGAAGCTACATATCAAAGAAGAAAACGAATCAATTATTTTATATTAA